A segment of the Streptomyces sp. P9-A2 genome:
GGCGGATTCTCGTGGAGAACCCGCGCGACCTGCTGTCGGCGCGCTGAGCGCCCCCGCGAGCGACCGTCAAGTCTCTTATCTCAAAGGTGAGTGTTGTGTCGAGAGTGAACACCGTCCTGGGGCAGATCCCGGCCGAGGAGCTGGGTCTCGTGGCCATCCACGAGCACATCGGCTATGGCATGCCCGGCTCAGAGCTGGACACGAAGTGGTGGAAGACACCCGAGCAGCGGTACGAGGAGACCGTGCCGAAGCTGCGCAGGTTCCACGAACTGGGTGGCGGCACCTTCGTCGACGCGACCGGCATCTGCAACGGCCGTGACGTCGACTACTACAAGTCGCTGTCCGCGAAGACCGGCGTCCACATCGTCGCCTGCACCGGCTTCGTCGGCGGCGACACCGCCCTGCCGCACTTCGCCAACGCCAGCGTGGAGTACCTCACCCAGCAGTTCGTCCACGAGATCACCGTCGGCATCGGCGACACCGGCAGCCTCGCCGGGGTCATCAAGGTCGGCGTGAGCCGCGGTGGCCGCATGACGGACCTGGACAAGCGCATCTACCGGGCCGCCGCCCGCGCCTCGCTCACCACGGGCGCGCCGGTCCTGACCCACCTCGCGATCGACGCCGAGAACGCGATCGCGATCTTCGACGAAGAGGGCCTCCCCCTGGAC
Coding sequences within it:
- a CDS encoding phosphotriesterase family protein — protein: MSRVNTVLGQIPAEELGLVAIHEHIGYGMPGSELDTKWWKTPEQRYEETVPKLRRFHELGGGTFVDATGICNGRDVDYYKSLSAKTGVHIVACTGFVGGDTALPHFANASVEYLTQQFVHEITVGIGDTGSLAGVIKVGVSRGGRMTDLDKRIYRAAARASLTTGAPVLTHLAIDAENAIAIFDEEGLPLDRVLFGHVDDGVNADKTRDVWIAEQGGRIGFDTFGYETELPDPPFWARPRQERLDHFLRFIGDGRLHQVLASADANCSPLGWPGVKGHTVNYIFEDLIPDLRAAGLDEAAIKTIFVDNPADFLTLQKSS